One Thermoanaerobacter kivui genomic window, ATTGAACAAGCGTTAGAATATATAAACTATTCTATTCAAACAATATCAAGTGCCTTAGAAAGTGATGATGGTGTTTATGGGAATAGTGGCAATATAAAAAGATACACCAGCCTAATTGACAAAAAGGCATAGGGGGATGAAGATGTCTACTTTTCAAGGATTAGAAATAGCAAAGACAGGATTGTTTGTAAGCCAAAAGGCTTTGGATGTCACTGGACACAATATTGCAAATGCTAATACTCCTGGGTATACTCGTCAAGTAGTAGATATGGCCTCAATTGCACCACCTACTACTTTTGGCATGTATGACCAATGGGGAAAAGTTATAGGAGAAGGCGTAAAAATACAGGATATAAGGCAAATCCGCGACCAATTTTTAGACAACCAATTCAGAAGGGAAAATAAATTTTTGGGTGAATGGGAAACAAAAGCGCAAGTTTTAGCTGCTGTTGAAGATATATTTAACGAACCTTCAGATAGCGGAATAAACACAGTGCTTAATGACTTTTTTAATTCCCTTCAAGAGTTATCCAAGAATCCCGAAAGTTTGACGGTAAGAGCGGAAGTTAGAGAGCGAGCTATTGCTCTTGCTGATACTTTTAATACTGTATATCAGCATCTTTATGATAAATTAAACGAATTGAATTCTACCATACAAAGTAGGATTTCAGAAATAAATTCTTATGCCGACAGAATAAGCAAATTAAACAATGAAATATATAGATTTGAACTTAGCGGACAGACAGCAAATGACCTAAGAGACCAGAGAAATCTCCTTGTCGATCAGCTTTCTAAGTTGGTGAATATTACTACTTATGAAGATTCTAATGGAAATTTCAGAATCGACATAGCTGGACAAGCTTTAGTTGATGGGTCGACTGCTTTTACTATGAGTATGGATAGCACTGGAAATGTCGTATGGGATTTGACGGGAACCTCTGTAAACCCTTCAAGTGGTATATTAAAAGGCTTACTTGATATGAGAGATGGAGATGGCACCAACGGGATAAAAGGAGTACCCTATTATATAAATGAATGGAATAAACTGGCATATAGCATAGCGAAGGAAATAAATGCTGTCCATGAGTCAGGTTATGGTCTGGATGGGTCTCATGATATTCCCCTTTTTGGTGGTTTTGATACGACTGGGGCATACGATTCAAAAGTTCAATATGCGCAATTAATTAAAGTAAGTTCACAAATATTAGCATCAGATGGACTTCAAAAGATAGCTGCAGCTTCTGATCCTAATGCTTTACCGGGAGATAATACAAATGCTTTACAACTTATTGGACTGAGGGATATACCTATTCAAGGACTGAATGGAGCAACATTTGATGATTTTGCAAGGTCTTTAATATCAAATCTTGGAGTGGATGCCCAGCAGGCCAATATGATGCAACAAAATCAGCAGGTCATGGTGAAACAGATTGATTTAAACAGACAATCGGTATCTGGTGTATCCTTAGACGAAGAGATGACAAACATGTTAAAGTATCAAAAATCCTATGCTGCTTCTGCAAGAGTGATAACAGTTATGGATGAACTTTTAGATACTCTTATAAATAGGATGGGCATTGTAGGAAGATAATATGTCATCCTGAGACGAAGCCGAAGGATCTCAGACCCAAGAGGAATACCATACAGTATTAGACTAAGGCAGGTGTAAAAAATGAGAATTACAGATAACATGCTTATAACGAATTTTTTAAACAACTACAACAATAACCTTGAACGATTACAAAAAAATCAAAACATGTTATCTACAGGCAAAAGAATATCAAGGCCTTCTGATGACCCTGTTGCAGTAGCTACAAGCCTACGTATTCGAACAGATATGACAAGAAATGATGCTTATACCAAAAATGCCGATGATGCAAAATCCTGGTTGGACATAACTGATACTGCTTTAAGTCAATTGAATGACCTGTTACAGCGCACAAGAGAATTAGCAGTTGAAGGATCTAATGGGACTTTGACACAAACAGATATGCAAAAAATAGCTAACGAGATAGAGCAGTTAAAAACGCAGATGATACAAGTAGGGAATACTCAATACAATGGAAGGTATATATTTGCAGGTTTTAAAACTACAACCCAGCCTTTTAGTGAGACCAAGAATTCTTATAGTGGTGATAATGGTGTAATAGAGTTTGAAGTAGGTGCTGGGGGAAATAAAATAGCTGTAAATGTAACTGGAGATAAAGTTTTTAATGTAGATTCGACAGGAATTTCTCAACTTCTTACTGTGATGGATAAACTAAAAAATGCATTAGACTCGGGAGACCACCAGGCTGTAAGCAGCATGATAGCTGAGGTGGATAAGCAGCTGGAAAATGTTTTATCTGTAAGGGCAGAAGTAGGAGCAAAGTCAAATAGATTAGACCTCATACAAAATAGGCTCCAAAGTGATAATTATAACTTTACAGCCTTACTGTCTAAAAATGAAGATGCAGATTTGGCCCAAGTTATTACAAATCTCAAAATGGATGAAAATGTATATAGAGCATCACTAGCTGCGGGAGCTCGTATTATGCAACCTAGTCTTATAGACTTTTTAAGGTGATAATATGAATATAGTGATAAATCAAACTTTTGGCAGGATAGGTATAGACACTACTCCTGCCCAAATTTCTATACAAAGCCCAAAAGCAGACCTTGAAATAGAACAAATACCTGCAAAAATGGAAATAGACAAAAAACTTCCGCAAGTGCATATAGACCAATATCAGTGTTTTTATGAAGCAGGGCTTAAAAATATCTTTGACCTTGTACATGATGAGGCAGAGAGGAGTAAAAAGATAGCTTTGGATGCTATAGGTAAAATTGCTGAAGATGGGGATATATTAGCTTCTATAGAAACTCACCAAGATGCAATTGTAAGTTTAAGTGAAGAAGCCTTGATTCAGGATATAGATTTCAACGTTGACCTCATGCCAAAGTCAAGGCCTAAAATATGGTTTGAAGGATATTTAAAGATAAATTGGGAATTGGGTGGTGTAGAAATAAAAGCAATCCCTCACAAGGTTGTAATATCTGCAACACCAGCTCATGTAGAAATATACCTAAGGCAATATCCTTCGATAAAAATAGAGTATATAGGGAATCACGTTGATAAGAGGATATGATTTAAAAGAAAGTGAGGAATTTGGGATGGAACTTAATACAAAAAATTTTGGAATTATCCATTACAATGAAGAGGATGTCATTTACTTCGAAGAAGGTATTCCGGGTTTTGAAGAATTGCACAATTTCTTGATAATTGGCGATGAAAGTGAAGATATGCCTTTTAAATGGCTTCAATCAATAGATAACCCTGACATAGCCTTTGTAGTCATTGACCCCAGAGTTTTTAAGCCGGATTATACCTTTGAAATTGATGAAGAATTAAAAAATTTTCTGGCGGTAGAGGATGTAAATCACCTTTTAATATTCGTGATTGTGGTAATCCCCGAGAAGATAGAAGAGATGACTGCCAACCTGAAAGCTCCTATAATTATAAACGCTGAAAACAACAGAGGGGCCCAGATTATACTGGATAATGATAAATACCTGATAAAACATCCTATACTGGAGGAACTTAAAAATGCTTATTCTCACGCGTAAAATAGGTCAATCCATAATTATAGGGGAAAATGTAGAAGTAAAGATAGTAAGTATTGAAGAAGGGAAAGTAAAACTGGGGATTACCGCTCCAAAAGAAGTGACTGTATTAAGAAAAGAACTCATAGAAGTAATGGATGAAAATATAAAGGCGGCAAGTGTGAGCAAAGAAGCTGTAAAGGAGATAGAAAAATTTATCAAAAAACGCTAAAGTAAATCAAAAATATATCGATATATATAGTGGAAACAAAAGATAAAGCAGTTGGCCAACTGTGGACCTTAAAAACTTAAAAAGGCAAGGATGCCAAATAAAAAATTCAAGGAGGAAGGATAGTATGATTATCAATCACAACTTAAGCGCGTTAAACGCATGGAGAGCACTTTCAATTAATACTGCAAACACACAAAAAGCATTAGAGAAACTCTCATCGGGCCTTAGAATCAACCGCGCTGGCGACGATGCTGCAGGTCTAGCTATCAGCGAGAAGATGAGAGGGCAGATCCGGGGGTTGGAACAGGCTAGCCGTAATGCCCAGGATGCGATTTCCCTCATTCAAACGGCTGAGGGCGGCTTGAATGAGGTGCATTCAATTCTTCAAAGGATGAGAGAACTGGCTGTTCAGGCAGCCAATGGGACCTTGACCAATGATGACAGGGCCGCCATTCAGGCTGAAATCGATAACCTCAAAAACGAGGTAAACCGCATTGCCAATCAAACCGAATTCAATACGATGAAGCTTCTGAATGGTTCCCTGGGCACGAAGGTTACTATTACCAGCGGAAATGAAGTTACAGCTGCTAGCGTGACGGGAACTATTTCTACTACAGGTTCGTTTACCATTGACCTTATTCGAGTTGGAGCAGCTCATGTTTTGTGGTCGAATGCGCCAACTAAAGATGATGGGTCAGGGAATGCTACCTCTGTAAGTTTAGACACTACATCGTCACTTAATACCTTATTTGGCAGCGGTGCATTCGACGGAACCCAGCAACTGGTTATCTCACAGGGAAGTCAAACGATTAACGTGGCATTAAAAGGGGATGATACAATTGCAGGTATAATCAATACGATAAACCAGCGTGCACAAGAATTGAAGATGAATATTACTGCTTCCTTTGATAGTGTTAATGGGAAGATTTTACTTACTTCAACCGAAACTGGTATGGCCAACAGTATCACTGTAAGCGAAGTAGGCTTTACATCAAATGTTACTTTCGGCTGGGATGACCAAACGACTGCTGCTGATTATCAGTACACGGTAACAAACAACACTACGGGCATCACATCTGCCACATTGAGTTCTGCAACGAAGTCTGCAACTATAAACGACACTACTTCTGGTCTGACAGGTGTTACAGTAGTCTTCGGTAATACTGCTTCAGGTACGGCTGCTACTATTAACATCACTTCCAATGCGGTAGACATGCATATTGGTGCTAATGAAAATCAGGTAATGGAAATTGCCCTCAATGATATGCGGGCAACGGCCCTTGGAGTTGGGGCGATTGGTAAAGATATAAACGGCAATACCAGAACGTCCCAATTTGCCAACCTAAATGACATCGATGTGTCAACCTCATCTAATGCAGAAGACGCAATTATTACTATTGACAAAGCAATTAATGAGGTCTCTGCCGAACGCTCCAAGCTTGGTGCCTACCAGAACCGCCTTGAACACACCATCAACAACCTGTCCGTGGCTGCCGAAAACCTCACTGCCGCCGAGTCCCGTATCCGCGACGTAGACATGGCTCAAGAAATGATGGAATTCACAAAGAACAATATACTCAACCAAGCAGCGACAGCAATGCTCGCTCAGGCAAATCAATTACCACAGACTGTATTACAATTACTCAGATAATAAAGAGGGAGGCTTTGCCTCCCTTAAATCATATTTTTGGCTTTTAAGTCTCTTGTTTTCAATATATAAACATGCAAGCCCCACTGGTTCATTGAGCAGTTTGATGTTGTCATATTGGATGAGAGAATACAATAATGTTTAATTGATAATTGGTTGGATGTAAATCTGGGATACTCGAAAGATATTTAGTTTCTTTTGCTTTTAAGAGGAGTTCATGCTGTTTAGTCATAGCGGTAAAAATCAAGTTTATCTTACAAAATCAGCATTAGGGAGAAATTGCGAAAAAACTTTTTCCCTTTAAAAATTGATGATATAATTATTTTAAGAGACAAGCTTAAAGGGAAGTGATGAGAAAGTGCAAACATTGAATTTGATAGAGACTTTAGACAAATCATCAAGTATTTTAAATAACGCTAAGCCTTTTTTAAAATGGGCAGGCGGAAAAACACAGTTATTAGATGAGTTATATAAGAGGTTGCCATCTACAATACTTCAAAAAGGTGAAATAGAAAGATATGTAGAGCCTTTCGTGGGTGGCGGTGCATTCTTTTTCTTTCTGAAGAAAAATTTTAAGATAAAAGAGTCATTTTTGATGGACATAAATAAGGAATTGATAGTTGGCTATAAAGCCGTTCAAAATAATGTAAATGAATTGATTCATGAGTTAAAAGAAATGGAAGAGAAGTATTTGAAATTGTCAGAAGAAGACAGGAAAAATTTTTACTACAGGATTAGAGAGGAGTACAATAAACAGAAGGACAATTTTGACTATGTAAATTACAATTTGGATTGGGTAAAGAGAGCTGCGTATTTGATTTTTTTGAATAGGACATGCTTCAATGGACTGTACAGATTAAACAAAAAAGGTGAATTTAACGTGCCTTTTGGGAAGTATAAAAATCCTACTATTTGTGATGATTACAATTTAATTGAAGTAAGTAAAGCATTAGAGAATACAGAGATTATTTGTGCGGATTTTGAAGAAAGTGAAAAATATATAGCTAAGAATACCCTAGTTTACCTTGATCCTCCTTACCGTCCTCTAAACAGTACGTCTAATTTTACAAGTTATAATGAGGATGGGTTTGATGATGATGACCAGAGGCGGTTAGCTCAGTTTTTTAAAGAAATGGATAAAAGAGGAGCTTATCTTATTCTCAGCAATTCAGACCCTAAAAATGAAGACCCTCAGGATGACTTTTTCGACAAACTATACGCCGGATTTATTATTGAAAGAGTAAAGGCGAAAAGATATATTAACAGTGATGGCAGTAAAAGAGGAGAGATAAACGAATTGGTTATAAGGAATTATGGATAGGGGGCTAAAAATGAAGGAGTTATATCTCAAATTTTTGAATGTGGTAAGCGAAGAGGAAGTAATAGAGAAATTTCATGATACGTTAATTGATACAAACAGAGGATATAACTTTTTTGTTGACTGGAATAAAGTAAAAAAGCATGTTGAGAGATATAAGGTAGAAATAAATATTCTGAACAGCTTGATTGGTAGTAAAAAGTTTGATGATGATTTGAGAAAAATTTTATTGAATTATCCTCAGGTATTACCTGTAATACCGATTTTATTGGCGATAAGAGAACTTAACTTTAAGGTGATACGGGATTTTGCTGATAAAAATTCAGACATTGTAGACTATAACTTTAGGGTTAGGACTCTTACTTTAGAAGAAGTTGAAAGTATTGTAGAGTTTTTTAATAAGACTGGTTTGAAGGATTTCTTTGTTGGAATGGCTACTAGAAACTTGCAGGACTATGTGATGGGCGTAGAGGTGGGCATGGATACCCACGCAAGGAAAAATAGAAGTGGAGATGCGATGGAATTATTACTAAAACCAATTGTTGAGAAGCTAGCTTTCAAAAATGGATTTAAGACGGTGCTTTTTCAGAAAAAGTTTGGATATCTAAAAACTAACTATGGCATAGAGGTTGATTCTGCGATCAGAAATAGAAAAGCTGATTTTATCTTAATAAATCATACGGGTAAGGTTGTAAACATAGAAGTAAATTTTTATTCAGGAACAGGTTCAAAACCCCAAGAAATAGTGGATTCATACATAGAAAGGCAAAATGAACTAAAAGATAATGGGTTTGAATTTATTTGGATTACAGATGGAGATGCCTGGAGGGGGCAAAAGAATCAGATTCGAAAAGGTTTTGAGAAAATAGATTATTTGTTAAATCTTCATTTTGTGCGCATTGGGTTATTGGAGGAAGTATTATGCAGAATATAGAATTTAGAAAGGAAATTACAACTGTATGGTCTTTTCCTGAAAGGGGAAATTGGAAGACGCATAATGGAAGCTACAGAGGCAATTTTGCACCTCAGATTCCAAGAAACGTCATATTGAGGTATTCTAACGAGGGAGATATTGTACTCGATCCAATGGTTGGGAGCGGCACAACTTTAATAGAAGCCAAATTATTGAATAGACGTGGTATAGGGTTTGATATAAATCCTGAGAGTGTAGAGTTAGCGAAAAGAAATTTAGAATTTGATGGAGAGTACAAGTATGAGCAGATTGTAAGGGTAGGGGATGTGAGAAATTTAAAAGAGATTAGCGACAGCAGCATTGATTTAATAATAACGCATCCACCGTATTTAAATATCATAAAGTATTCAAATGGGAGAATAGAAGGGGACTTATCAAATATATCTGATGTTAAAAAATTTTGCGATGAGTTAGAAAAAGGAGTTATCGAACTTTATAGAGTTTTGAAAGAAGACAGATATTGTGCTATTTTAATAGGAGATACAAGAAAAAGCGGGCATTATATACCTCTTTCATATTATGTAATGAGACTTTTCCTTAAGAATGGCTTTGTATTAAAGGAGGACATTATAAAAGTTCAACATAATTGTAAGTCTACACCTTATTGGGAAAAACAAGTTGAGAAATATAACTTTTATATGATTATGCATGAACATTTATTTATATTTAGAAAGCCTAAAAAAGATGAAAATTTAAACAAAATAAAATATAGCACGGGCTTATACTAAACGGCGGGTACTTCCCGCCATTTAGCGTATTTTTATTTTATTACACTATAGAGATTTTATATTCTTTTAGCCACATGTTTATTTGTACGAAATAGGCAAAAAGTTGGGCTGAGCCCATAAGCTGTGAAAACCAGGCAGGGTCATAGGCTTTTGCATCTGTTTCTATAAGTTCTGCAACTATTTTTTTATCTACAAGTTGCAAAAGTGGGGATGTACTGTCGTTAATTATTTGCTTTAGCCATTTTTTAACGATGTTTTTAAATACAGGATTGTGTGTTTTAGGGTAGGGACTCTTTTTTCTTTCGATTACTTCATTTGGGATGTAACCTTTTAGAGCATATCTAAGTATCCCTTTTTCCCTTCCATTTAAATTTTTCATTTCCCAAGGTATATTCCAGACATATTCTACAAGCCTGTAGTCTAAAAAAGGTACTCTAGCTTCAAAACCTACTGCCATGCTCATTCTGTCCATTCTATCAAGAAGCATGGGCATAAATCTTGTTATGTTAAGGTAAAATATCTCCCTCATTCGGGTATTTTTGGGGTCTTCTCCATTCAGCTTTGGCACTTCATTTAAAGCTTCATTATATCTATCATTTAAGTATTCTATAGGTCTTATATATTTTACAACTTCTGGCAAAAGCAATTTCATGCGTTCATTGACTATTCTTATCCATGGGAAGGTGTGACTTTCAAGCGCTTCTTTGTGTCTAAACCAGGGATAGCCTCCAAAAACTTCATCAGCACCTTCTCCTGATAAAGCGACTGTTGCCCCTTTTTTTACTTCTTTTAAAAATAGATATAAAGATGAATCTATATCTGCCATACCTGGAAGGTCTCGAGCGTACAAGGCTGGCTTTAGAGCATCTGCAAGTTCTCCATTATCTATAAATACATAGTTATGGTTTGTGTCAAGTTTATTTGCAACAAATTTTACCCAGTCTGCGTCAGAGCTTGGTTGAAATTCGTTTGGCATAAAATATTTATCATTACCCACATAATCTACAGAATATGTTATAAGTTTGTGACCTTTTTGTTTTAATTCTTCATTTGCGAAGAAAGATACAGCAGTTGAATCAAGTCCACCTGATAGCAACGAACACAAAGGTACGTCTGAAACAAGTTGTCTTACTGATGAGTCTTTAAGGAGATACCTTATTTTTTCCGCCGTTTTCTCAAGGCTATCTTCATGGGGAATACTTTGTAATGACCAATATTTGTTTATGTTTACTCCATTTTTGGTAAATATGAGGTAATGCCCGGCTTTTAATTCTTTAATGTCTTTAAAGACACCACATCCGGGAGTTCTTGAAGGGCCCATTACAAATATTTCTGCAAGACCTTGAGAGTCTATCTCGGGTTTTACATGAGGATGCGCTAATATTGCTTTGATTTCTGAGCCAAATATCAAAGACCCATTTTTAATGGTATAAAATAGTGGCT contains:
- a CDS encoding DNA adenine methylase, giving the protein MQTLNLIETLDKSSSILNNAKPFLKWAGGKTQLLDELYKRLPSTILQKGEIERYVEPFVGGGAFFFFLKKNFKIKESFLMDINKELIVGYKAVQNNVNELIHELKEMEEKYLKLSEEDRKNFYYRIREEYNKQKDNFDYVNYNLDWVKRAAYLIFLNRTCFNGLYRLNKKGEFNVPFGKYKNPTICDDYNLIEVSKALENTEIICADFEESEKYIAKNTLVYLDPPYRPLNSTSNFTSYNEDGFDDDDQRRLAQFFKEMDKRGAYLILSNSDPKNEDPQDDFFDKLYAGFIIERVKAKRYINSDGSKRGEINELVIRNYG
- the flgK gene encoding flagellar hook-associated protein FlgK, which gives rise to MSTFQGLEIAKTGLFVSQKALDVTGHNIANANTPGYTRQVVDMASIAPPTTFGMYDQWGKVIGEGVKIQDIRQIRDQFLDNQFRRENKFLGEWETKAQVLAAVEDIFNEPSDSGINTVLNDFFNSLQELSKNPESLTVRAEVRERAIALADTFNTVYQHLYDKLNELNSTIQSRISEINSYADRISKLNNEIYRFELSGQTANDLRDQRNLLVDQLSKLVNITTYEDSNGNFRIDIAGQALVDGSTAFTMSMDSTGNVVWDLTGTSVNPSSGILKGLLDMRDGDGTNGIKGVPYYINEWNKLAYSIAKEINAVHESGYGLDGSHDIPLFGGFDTTGAYDSKVQYAQLIKVSSQILASDGLQKIAAASDPNALPGDNTNALQLIGLRDIPIQGLNGATFDDFARSLISNLGVDAQQANMMQQNQQVMVKQIDLNRQSVSGVSLDEEMTNMLKYQKSYAASARVITVMDELLDTLINRMGIVGR
- a CDS encoding flagellin N-terminal helical domain-containing protein; its protein translation is MIINHNLSALNAWRALSINTANTQKALEKLSSGLRINRAGDDAAGLAISEKMRGQIRGLEQASRNAQDAISLIQTAEGGLNEVHSILQRMRELAVQAANGTLTNDDRAAIQAEIDNLKNEVNRIANQTEFNTMKLLNGSLGTKVTITSGNEVTAASVTGTISTTGSFTIDLIRVGAAHVLWSNAPTKDDGSGNATSVSLDTTSSLNTLFGSGAFDGTQQLVISQGSQTINVALKGDDTIAGIINTINQRAQELKMNITASFDSVNGKILLTSTETGMANSITVSEVGFTSNVTFGWDDQTTAADYQYTVTNNTTGITSATLSSATKSATINDTTSGLTGVTVVFGNTASGTAATINITSNAVDMHIGANENQVMEIALNDMRATALGVGAIGKDINGNTRTSQFANLNDIDVSTSSNAEDAIITIDKAINEVSAERSKLGAYQNRLEHTINNLSVAAENLTAAESRIRDVDMAQEMMEFTKNNILNQAATAMLAQANQLPQTVLQLLR
- the flgL gene encoding flagellar hook-associated protein FlgL: MRITDNMLITNFLNNYNNNLERLQKNQNMLSTGKRISRPSDDPVAVATSLRIRTDMTRNDAYTKNADDAKSWLDITDTALSQLNDLLQRTRELAVEGSNGTLTQTDMQKIANEIEQLKTQMIQVGNTQYNGRYIFAGFKTTTQPFSETKNSYSGDNGVIEFEVGAGGNKIAVNVTGDKVFNVDSTGISQLLTVMDKLKNALDSGDHQAVSSMIAEVDKQLENVLSVRAEVGAKSNRLDLIQNRLQSDNYNFTALLSKNEDADLAQVITNLKMDENVYRASLAAGARIMQPSLIDFLR
- the csrA gene encoding carbon storage regulator CsrA, with protein sequence MLILTRKIGQSIIIGENVEVKIVSIEEGKVKLGITAPKEVTVLRKELIEVMDENIKAASVSKEAVKEIEKFIKKR
- the fliW gene encoding flagellar assembly protein FliW; this encodes MELNTKNFGIIHYNEEDVIYFEEGIPGFEELHNFLIIGDESEDMPFKWLQSIDNPDIAFVVIDPRVFKPDYTFEIDEELKNFLAVEDVNHLLIFVIVVIPEKIEEMTANLKAPIIINAENNRGAQIILDNDKYLIKHPILEELKNAYSHA
- a CDS encoding TRM11 family SAM-dependent methyltransferase, coding for MQNIEFRKEITTVWSFPERGNWKTHNGSYRGNFAPQIPRNVILRYSNEGDIVLDPMVGSGTTLIEAKLLNRRGIGFDINPESVELAKRNLEFDGEYKYEQIVRVGDVRNLKEISDSSIDLIITHPPYLNIIKYSNGRIEGDLSNISDVKKFCDELEKGVIELYRVLKEDRYCAILIGDTRKSGHYIPLSYYVMRLFLKNGFVLKEDIIKVQHNCKSTPYWEKQVEKYNFYMIMHEHLFIFRKPKKDENLNKIKYSTGLY
- the asnB gene encoding asparagine synthase (glutamine-hydrolyzing) encodes the protein MCGITGWVNFNMDLSLQNEVIEKMTDTLKKRGPDGSGIWLSKHCALGHRRLIVIDPQGGSQPMIKKYGEKNFVIIHNGELYNMDELKNELISLGYIFKTRSDTEIILTSYIEWGPLCVKKFNGIFAFAIWDEVQNRLFIARDHLGIKPLFYTIKNGSLIFGSEIKAILAHPHVKPEIDSQGLAEIFVMGPSRTPGCGVFKDIKELKAGHYLIFTKNGVNINKYWSLQSIPHEDSLEKTAEKIRYLLKDSSVRQLVSDVPLCSLLSGGLDSTAVSFFANEELKQKGHKLITYSVDYVGNDKYFMPNEFQPSSDADWVKFVANKLDTNHNYVFIDNGELADALKPALYARDLPGMADIDSSLYLFLKEVKKGATVALSGEGADEVFGGYPWFRHKEALESHTFPWIRIVNERMKLLLPEVVKYIRPIEYLNDRYNEALNEVPKLNGEDPKNTRMREIFYLNITRFMPMLLDRMDRMSMAVGFEARVPFLDYRLVEYVWNIPWEMKNLNGREKGILRYALKGYIPNEVIERKKSPYPKTHNPVFKNIVKKWLKQIINDSTSPLLQLVDKKIVAELIETDAKAYDPAWFSQLMGSAQLFAYFVQINMWLKEYKISIV
- a CDS encoding DUF6470 family protein, translating into MNIVINQTFGRIGIDTTPAQISIQSPKADLEIEQIPAKMEIDKKLPQVHIDQYQCFYEAGLKNIFDLVHDEAERSKKIALDAIGKIAEDGDILASIETHQDAIVSLSEEALIQDIDFNVDLMPKSRPKIWFEGYLKINWELGGVEIKAIPHKVVISATPAHVEIYLRQYPSIKIEYIGNHVDKRI
- a CDS encoding type II restriction endonuclease encodes the protein MKELYLKFLNVVSEEEVIEKFHDTLIDTNRGYNFFVDWNKVKKHVERYKVEINILNSLIGSKKFDDDLRKILLNYPQVLPVIPILLAIRELNFKVIRDFADKNSDIVDYNFRVRTLTLEEVESIVEFFNKTGLKDFFVGMATRNLQDYVMGVEVGMDTHARKNRSGDAMELLLKPIVEKLAFKNGFKTVLFQKKFGYLKTNYGIEVDSAIRNRKADFILINHTGKVVNIEVNFYSGTGSKPQEIVDSYIERQNELKDNGFEFIWITDGDAWRGQKNQIRKGFEKIDYLLNLHFVRIGLLEEVLCRI